In Thiofilum sp., the genomic window GTGCATTACCCGCGTTTGAAAGTACCTATCAGTTTAAAATGAAGCCGGAACAAATGATTGTGGTATCGGGTGGTGATACCGCGAATACCATTAAAGCCGCTGCCGAGCAAACCAACGGCGTCAATACAGCTATGGTTTATGGTACGGATGGAGCCATTGAACCAGCAGGCTTAGTCGTCATGGAGGACGATAAAAATACCCAAGTGGTCTATGCCCCAGCTCCGGTGATTCGTGAGGAGGTTTTAAAGGCTAATCCCGATATTGAGAAAGTGCTCGATCCAGTATTTAAGTCGCTAGATGCTAGTGTATTACGTGGTTTAAATGCTCGCATTCAAGTAGATGGTGAACTCTCCAAAGCAGTAGCAGAGTCTTACCTTAAAGAAAAAGGCTTTATTAAGTAAGCTGTATTTGGAATCTTTAAGTAAATTGGATTACTCGAAGTAGGGGTATGTTTCTGGAGCAGTCTTGTCGGCATGGATGCCGACTTGTAGCGTACAGGGATGTATTTACAGCGACTGCGCAAGAAATATGCCCCTGCTTCGAGTTAAAGGTTCACTCTAATCACTTCGGAACGCTCATGACTCGTATTTTACCCCTCAAAGTCGACCGCGTTACCTTGCTATTAGTGACTGTGGCGTGGTTAGTGATGATGACTTTGCCGCTATTAGTGGTAAAGCCTAACCGCATTGCAGCAGGCAGTAGTAAAACCCTATTAGAGCTGCTAGATCAGCCTATAGCGGGAGTATTATTGCTAGCCTTATTGGGCTGGTCACTGATTAATCTACTGACTACTCAAGTACTTTGGCGCTTTTTAAGTGCCAATATTGCCTTGATTACTCTCATGATGTGCCTAGGTCTTTTAGCCACCCAATTTGCTGTCAAACCCGCCATACGTATTACCCCCGCCAGTGCGTTTTGGATAGTCATTACGGTGTTTAGCTTATGCATTACCGATGCTTTAGTGCATATGCGTTTAGTTGCGTGGCAACGCATTTTAGTGCTGGCGACTTATTTGCTCTTAGGCGTAGCGCTGATTCAATCGGGTTTATTAGATAATTTAGCCGTTATGCGGGAGTTTTATGCACGCGAACCACAGTTTTGGGCCGAAGCACTGCGCCATTTACAACTCACTTTTGGCTCCTTGGTCATTGCCTTACTCATAGGGTTGCCTCTAGGGATTATGAGCTTTCAAACCCCTGTACTGCGGGGATTGGTATTACAAAGTTTAAGTCTTATACAAACTATTCCTAGCCTTGCTTTATTTGGTTTGCTCATGGCTCCTTTGGGTTGGCTAGCGGCTCAAAGTGAGTGGGCTAAGGCGTTAGGTATTAGTGGTATTGGGGTTGCGCCTGCGCTGATTGCCTTGGTGTTGTATAGTTTATTGCCTATCGTAGCTAATACAGTAGTCGGGTTAGAAGGCGTATCGCCTGCGGTACGTGAAGCCGCTAGAGGTATGGGTTTAACTCGTCAACAACGCTTGTGGCAGATTGAAATGCCATTAGCCTTTCCGGTGATTTTAACTGGGATTCGGATTGTACTGGTGCAGGCAATTGGGCTAGTCACGGTCGCCGCATTAGTAGGGGGCGGAGGTTTAGGAGCCTTTGTATTTCAGGGATTAGGGCAAACGTCGACTGATCTAGTATTAGTCGGTGCATTGCCGATTGTCATGTTGGCGTTTGTCGCCGCCGT contains:
- a CDS encoding ABC transporter permease → MTRILPLKVDRVTLLLVTVAWLVMMTLPLLVVKPNRIAAGSSKTLLELLDQPIAGVLLLALLGWSLINLLTTQVLWRFLSANIALITLMMCLGLLATQFAVKPAIRITPASAFWIVITVFSLCITDALVHMRLVAWQRILVLATYLLLGVALIQSGLLDNLAVMREFYAREPQFWAEALRHLQLTFGSLVIALLIGLPLGIMSFQTPVLRGLVLQSLSLIQTIPSLALFGLLMAPLGWLAAQSEWAKALGISGIGVAPALIALVLYSLLPIVANTVVGLEGVSPAVREAARGMGLTRQQRLWQIEMPLAFPVILTGIRIVLVQAIGLVTVAALVGGGGLGAFVFQGLGQTSTDLVLVGALPIVMLAFVAAVVLDAIVDSLKPA